In a genomic window of Clostridia bacterium:
- a CDS encoding type 1 glutamine amidotransferase, with the protein MAETLSGKRVAVLAENMYENLELWYPVLRLREAGAEVVIVGPQAGQTYTSKEGYPAKADRSASDASAADFDAVIVPGGYAPDRMRRNADMVRLVRDAHQQGRVVAAICHAGWMLAEADILRGRTVTCVPAIKTDVVNAGAKYVDQDVVVDGNLVTSRTPADLPAFCREIIRLLAAR; encoded by the coding sequence ATGGCGGAGACCCTGTCGGGCAAGCGCGTTGCGGTTCTCGCCGAGAACATGTACGAGAATCTCGAGCTGTGGTACCCGGTCCTGCGCCTGCGCGAAGCCGGAGCAGAGGTCGTGATCGTGGGCCCGCAGGCCGGCCAGACGTACACCAGCAAGGAGGGCTACCCGGCCAAGGCGGACCGCTCCGCCAGCGACGCTTCGGCCGCGGATTTCGACGCCGTCATCGTCCCGGGCGGTTACGCGCCGGACAGGATGCGCCGGAACGCCGACATGGTCCGCCTCGTGCGGGACGCGCACCAGCAGGGCAGGGTGGTGGCGGCCATCTGCCACGCCGGCTGGATGCTGGCCGAAGCCGACATCCTTCGCGGCCGGACGGTGACGTGCGTGCCCGCGATCAAGACGGATGTCGTCAACGCCGGGGCGAAGTACGTCGACCAGGACGTCGTCGTCGACGGGAACCTGGTCACGTCCCGGACGCCGGCCGACCTGCCCGCCTTCTGCCGGGAGATCATCCGATTGCTCGCGGCGCGCTGA